A DNA window from Fibrobacter sp. UWH4 contains the following coding sequences:
- the rpoN gene encoding RNA polymerase factor sigma-54 produces MDFGLQLGTSQRLEQTLSPQLRQFVTILQKNSLELDTAIKEELESNPLLELDDSAPMDEREVHDDELPDSGAELKDDRPDDFDDYDSADYSSLEDSAVGDSQLLDGSDSGDINYEQYLKDGSMNEDAPFKDLNAPSNDADDEWDRPIKDYGKSLQDKLRDQLLLWSGTKEQLEQLSKEGCSEKRFRQLVEYLIDSLDENGFLQGVSSEVSLIRESQDPLVNEIEAMLRGEKSLEECSLPVREALHVLQGFTPRGIGARDQRECFMIQAYAIPNFPPLGIKILENCYEDLLSLRYAKIARALGVSTEEVQQAVASFARLSPHPGFQLSNARIQTVAADLKVVEKHGRMEVESVRSSMQKRLRVNQTYKAILDDKGASKSDKEYVRTHLFKAVEFIKALDNRYSTMELVMRAIFKRQKDFFTKGPAFLKPMVQQDIADDIKRDVSTVNRSINGKYVDTPYGVYELKRFFTSGVKQDSLPGASGEELSSATILDAIKKLVDAEDKKKPLSDQAISDKLAEQGIQVARRTVAKYREKELRILPASQRKRLI; encoded by the coding sequence ATGGATTTCGGATTGCAACTTGGTACCTCTCAACGACTGGAGCAGACGCTCTCGCCGCAGTTACGGCAGTTCGTAACCATTCTGCAGAAAAATTCCCTGGAACTCGACACGGCGATCAAGGAAGAACTGGAAAGCAACCCGCTTCTGGAATTGGACGATTCCGCGCCGATGGACGAACGCGAAGTCCACGATGACGAGCTTCCGGATTCCGGGGCGGAACTCAAGGACGACCGTCCCGACGATTTCGACGATTACGATTCCGCGGACTATTCCTCGCTCGAGGACAGCGCCGTGGGCGATAGCCAGCTTTTGGACGGTTCCGACAGCGGCGATATCAACTACGAGCAGTACCTGAAGGACGGCTCCATGAACGAGGACGCCCCGTTCAAGGATCTGAATGCCCCGTCGAACGATGCGGACGACGAATGGGACCGCCCCATCAAGGATTACGGGAAGAGCCTTCAGGACAAGTTGCGCGACCAGTTGCTGCTGTGGTCCGGCACGAAGGAGCAATTGGAACAGCTCTCCAAGGAAGGCTGCTCCGAAAAGCGTTTCCGCCAGCTGGTGGAATACCTGATCGATTCCCTCGACGAAAACGGTTTTTTGCAGGGAGTGTCCTCGGAGGTGTCGCTGATCCGCGAATCACAGGACCCGCTGGTCAACGAAATCGAGGCGATGCTCCGCGGCGAGAAGTCACTCGAAGAGTGTTCGCTCCCCGTGCGTGAGGCGCTCCACGTGCTGCAGGGCTTTACTCCGCGCGGTATCGGAGCCCGTGACCAGCGCGAATGCTTTATGATCCAGGCTTACGCCATCCCGAATTTTCCGCCGCTCGGCATCAAGATTCTCGAAAATTGTTACGAGGACCTTCTTTCGTTACGTTATGCGAAAATCGCCAGGGCGCTCGGGGTATCGACCGAAGAGGTGCAACAGGCCGTGGCCAGTTTTGCAAGGCTCAGTCCGCACCCCGGTTTCCAGCTGTCGAATGCCCGCATCCAGACCGTCGCCGCCGACCTGAAGGTCGTCGAGAAGCATGGCCGCATGGAAGTGGAATCGGTCCGCTCCTCGATGCAGAAGCGTCTCCGTGTCAACCAGACCTACAAGGCGATTCTAGACGACAAGGGTGCATCTAAGTCCGACAAGGAATACGTGCGCACGCACCTCTTTAAGGCCGTGGAATTCATCAAGGCGCTCGACAACCGCTACTCGACCATGGAACTCGTGATGCGGGCGATATTCAAGCGCCAGAAGGATTTCTTCACCAAGGGACCCGCTTTCCTGAAGCCCATGGTGCAGCAGGACATCGCCGACGACATCAAGCGCGACGTGAGCACCGTGAACCGTTCCATCAACGGCAAGTACGTGGATACTCCCTACGGAGTCTACGAACTCAAGCGCTTCTTTACCTCGGGTGTCAAGCAGGATAGCCTTCCCGGCGCAAGCGGCGAGGAGCTCAGCTCGGCGACCATCCTGGACGCCATCAAGAAGCTCGTGGATGCCGAGGACAAGAAGAAACCCCTTTCGGACCAGGCCATTTCGGACAAGTTGGCCGAGCAGGGAATCCAGGTGGCGCGCCGTACGGTCGCCAAGTACCGCGAAAAGGAACTGCGCATTCTTCCGGCAAGTCAGCGAAAAAGACTGATTTAG
- the lptB gene encoding LPS export ABC transporter ATP-binding protein, which translates to MKNLVSTIRTEHLRKVYGGRQVVSDVSIRVSQGEIVGLLGPNGAGKTTSFYMIVGMVRPESGHIFLDDIEMTDKPMYKRARLGIGYLPQEASIFRKLSVEDNIMAILETQDMKRSERKRRLEELLEEFKITHIRKTKSMSCSGGERRRLEIARALASDPSFLLLDEPFAGIDPIAVADIQSIISGLKERGMGVLITDHNVRETLSITDRAYIMYKSQVLTEGSSEYLANDPEARRIYLGDSFSLG; encoded by the coding sequence ATGAAAAACTTAGTGAGTACCATACGCACGGAACACCTGAGAAAGGTCTATGGCGGTCGCCAGGTCGTGAGCGACGTGTCCATCCGCGTGTCGCAGGGTGAAATCGTCGGGCTGCTCGGGCCGAACGGTGCGGGGAAGACGACGTCGTTCTATATGATCGTGGGCATGGTCCGTCCGGAGTCGGGACATATCTTCCTCGACGACATCGAGATGACGGACAAGCCGATGTACAAGCGTGCGCGCCTCGGTATCGGTTACCTGCCGCAGGAAGCCTCCATCTTCCGCAAGCTAAGTGTCGAGGACAACATCATGGCGATTCTCGAGACGCAGGACATGAAACGGTCCGAGCGCAAGCGCCGCCTCGAAGAACTGCTGGAAGAATTCAAGATTACGCACATCCGTAAGACCAAGTCCATGAGCTGCTCGGGCGGTGAACGCCGCCGCCTCGAAATTGCGCGCGCCCTCGCGAGCGACCCGTCGTTCCTGTTGCTCGACGAACCTTTCGCTGGTATCGACCCGATTGCCGTGGCCGATATCCAGTCGATTATATCGGGACTCAAGGAACGCGGAATGGGCGTACTCATTACCGACCACAACGTGCGCGAGACGCTCTCGATTACCGACCGTGCCTATATCATGTACAAGAGCCAGGTGCTGACGGAAGGTTCTTCGGAATACCTCGCGAACGACCCCGAAGCTCGCCGCATTTACCTAGGAGACAGCTTCAGCCTAGGATAG
- the lptC gene encoding LPS export ABC transporter periplasmic protein LptC: MARFLHRRMIEGLVLASVLFGLCILLSACEEIEEEKPWLQVERPEMLFTDTTLMDSYDKGVLAWKLKTAYLERWSDKEVVFVRPVLVDIYDSLGERTAFLRADSGRMDLKFTYVYAYGHVYALTPKGASVRSDSLIWNKKDNLVTTQSYVRVVSEEGDVLQGQGFVSDAHMDNWRILSNVTGIFQDAARRLKDEDKKQAKEIETRDSVQAATPASPASAAPTKNPGQNSQANAVPLQAAPAKPAAQSVPDSASAKAGPDLPRRPAKSGERPKAKVMVD; encoded by the coding sequence GTGGCACGTTTTTTGCATAGACGAATGATTGAAGGACTGGTGCTTGCATCGGTCCTCTTTGGGCTATGTATCCTGCTTTCGGCCTGCGAAGAAATCGAAGAGGAAAAGCCGTGGCTCCAGGTGGAACGCCCGGAAATGCTCTTTACCGATACCACCCTGATGGACAGCTACGACAAGGGCGTTCTCGCCTGGAAGCTGAAGACCGCCTATCTGGAACGCTGGAGCGACAAGGAGGTCGTTTTCGTGCGTCCGGTGCTGGTGGATATCTACGATTCTCTCGGCGAACGTACGGCGTTCCTGCGTGCGGATTCCGGACGCATGGACCTGAAGTTCACTTACGTCTATGCCTATGGGCACGTGTATGCGCTTACTCCCAAGGGCGCCTCGGTGCGTTCCGATTCGCTCATCTGGAACAAGAAGGACAACCTGGTGACGACGCAGAGCTACGTGCGCGTGGTGAGCGAAGAAGGCGACGTGCTGCAGGGGCAGGGTTTCGTGAGCGACGCCCACATGGACAACTGGCGTATCCTTTCGAACGTGACGGGAATTTTCCAGGATGCCGCCCGGCGCCTGAAAGACGAAGACAAAAAACAGGCGAAGGAAATCGAGACCCGTGACAGCGTGCAGGCGGCGACTCCCGCAAGTCCTGCATCGGCTGCCCCGACGAAAAATCCGGGGCAAAATTCGCAGGCGAATGCTGTACCGCTGCAGGCCGCCCCTGCGAAGCCGGCGGCGCAGTCCGTCCCGGACTCAGCATCGGCAAAAGCCGGTCCTGATTTGCCGAGGCGCCCCGCCAAGAGCGGCGAGCGCCCGAAGGCGAAGGTGATGGTGGACTAG
- a CDS encoding transglycosylase domain-containing protein, whose amino-acid sequence MHLLKKLLKIVAAFALVGLICCIPAYIVVFKILPTQDPDNQFNRATILQVLSGETRVYYNDGEQLLGAFFDANHRVYVPYGDIPANIVNALIAAEDAGYWNHNGFSIYGFTRAMVSNLKSGHMRQGGSTLTQQTVKNIFGREERSIKEKGKELINALRMENHFSKEEILEFYLNQFHVSGTGKGVAIAAQYFFNKDLKDLTLAECAFIAGSVKGPFNYDPFIQRNAERREKALARGKERLEYVLGRMVEENYISQEDMDAALAKPLEFNHGNFRFSVSTMLDRIEEKLDGEFFQKKFEAEGIEDWRKAQLSITTTVDARSQDAAKTALQANISGLQMQLGGFVLPKAQFANRAQTARKGDYLYGTIDSITVDEKGSLKSLTLGFGQLKGMVSEAAVKDFAKKAGGDVNKILAPQLKKGAILLVSVMDDKLIDGFAQCQIETEPVLQGGLFAIQNGNVIASQGGFHNTGFDRSFKAVRQLGSSWKPILYALALKYHWHYLDMLENDFNVFQFVNQFYFPRPDHKNKGDVVSIAWATTRSENIASIWLLEHLLDKVPLEEFNEVAAANGYARTEDEDTKKYFERLRDKFGLILKEDVKREIEFTKARDALAERYRNEGKDDKARDVMNLRYGTFNDIAIKQAKKDSKIIAFINHNYKRYAEILRERQAQELDPTAVLTPLDSVVLYDHFTLADMKRLSTMIEPVDGEADYLDAEHIRYWPDFRRSLSFAEYARFAKEIGIKQKLQKVFSMPLGVNDITLAEISTAYQTMLTGKVFKCLDGDWTDPCFIKEIKNRDGKVIFRNKTESKVVLGDTITSQMAVMLHSVFVNGTARSQYTSMTVTSPDSAITLRYPALGKTGTTNDYRNVAFMGALPTYVNEKNGISTDSVVAIGSYVGFDDNKPLKSGRTRIAGASGGLPQWADFAKKEIEILGIPEKIDFLDISMLAAGEVPLVLPNERGQLTVDPMTGNIMAGADAAQGRPLPWIDVPGFTPPQVQNAAAETAAENGIMVSLPMPATEQAATAEPPAPSENTEAAPQTASGENATTAAPQAVENTVATESDTPNAAPASAPAENAAATQPAQPAQPKAAAMPKDDDWDLPAGFDSKNAFVPIEAE is encoded by the coding sequence ATGCATCTCCTTAAAAAATTGCTCAAAATCGTGGCCGCATTCGCCCTGGTCGGCCTGATTTGCTGTATTCCCGCCTATATCGTCGTCTTCAAGATCCTGCCGACCCAGGATCCGGACAACCAGTTCAACCGCGCGACCATCCTGCAAGTCCTTTCGGGCGAGACCCGCGTCTACTATAACGACGGAGAACAGCTCCTAGGCGCCTTTTTCGATGCAAACCACCGCGTGTACGTGCCCTACGGCGACATCCCGGCAAACATCGTGAACGCCCTGATCGCCGCCGAAGACGCCGGCTACTGGAACCACAACGGTTTCAGCATCTACGGCTTTACCCGCGCCATGGTCTCGAACCTGAAAAGCGGCCACATGCGCCAGGGCGGATCCACGCTCACCCAGCAGACCGTCAAGAACATTTTCGGACGTGAAGAAAGGAGCATCAAGGAAAAGGGCAAGGAGCTCATCAACGCGCTCCGCATGGAAAACCATTTCAGCAAGGAAGAAATCCTGGAATTCTACCTGAACCAGTTCCACGTTTCGGGTACCGGGAAGGGCGTCGCCATCGCCGCGCAGTACTTTTTCAACAAGGACCTCAAGGACCTCACCCTTGCCGAATGCGCCTTTATCGCCGGTTCCGTGAAGGGCCCCTTCAACTACGACCCGTTTATCCAGCGTAACGCCGAACGCCGCGAGAAGGCGCTCGCCCGCGGCAAGGAACGCCTGGAATACGTGCTCGGTCGCATGGTCGAGGAAAACTACATATCGCAAGAGGACATGGACGCAGCCCTCGCGAAACCGCTCGAATTCAACCACGGCAATTTCCGTTTCAGCGTCAGCACGATGCTCGACCGCATCGAAGAAAAGCTGGACGGCGAATTCTTCCAGAAGAAATTCGAGGCCGAAGGAATCGAGGACTGGCGTAAGGCGCAGCTCTCGATTACGACAACCGTGGACGCCAGGAGCCAGGACGCCGCGAAGACCGCGCTGCAGGCAAACATCAGCGGACTCCAGATGCAGCTGGGCGGTTTCGTGCTCCCGAAGGCGCAGTTCGCGAACCGCGCCCAGACGGCACGCAAGGGCGACTACCTGTACGGCACCATCGACAGCATCACGGTCGACGAAAAGGGGAGTCTCAAGTCGTTGACGCTAGGTTTCGGCCAGCTCAAGGGAATGGTCTCCGAGGCAGCCGTCAAGGACTTCGCGAAAAAAGCCGGCGGTGACGTGAACAAGATTCTGGCACCGCAGCTCAAGAAAGGCGCTATCTTGCTGGTGAGCGTCATGGACGACAAACTGATAGACGGATTCGCACAGTGCCAGATCGAAACGGAGCCCGTGCTGCAGGGCGGACTTTTCGCCATCCAGAACGGAAACGTGATCGCAAGCCAGGGCGGTTTCCACAATACCGGATTCGACCGCAGCTTCAAGGCGGTGCGACAGCTCGGTTCCAGCTGGAAGCCGATTCTTTACGCCCTTGCGCTCAAGTACCACTGGCATTACCTCGACATGCTCGAGAACGACTTCAACGTTTTCCAGTTCGTGAACCAGTTCTATTTCCCGCGGCCCGACCACAAGAACAAGGGTGATGTCGTGAGCATCGCCTGGGCCACGACGCGATCCGAAAATATCGCGAGCATCTGGCTCCTGGAACACCTGCTCGACAAGGTTCCGCTCGAAGAATTCAACGAAGTGGCCGCCGCCAACGGCTACGCCCGCACCGAAGACGAAGACACCAAGAAATACTTCGAACGCCTGCGCGACAAGTTCGGGCTGATCCTGAAAGAAGATGTCAAACGCGAAATCGAATTCACCAAGGCACGCGACGCCCTCGCCGAACGCTACAGGAACGAAGGCAAGGACGACAAGGCACGCGACGTGATGAACCTGCGCTACGGAACCTTCAACGACATCGCTATCAAGCAGGCGAAGAAGGATTCGAAGATTATCGCCTTCATCAACCACAACTACAAGCGCTATGCGGAAATCCTGCGCGAACGCCAGGCCCAGGAGCTGGACCCGACCGCCGTGCTCACGCCGCTCGATTCGGTGGTGCTGTACGACCACTTTACGCTCGCCGACATGAAGCGACTCTCGACGATGATCGAACCGGTCGACGGAGAGGCGGACTATCTTGATGCCGAACATATCCGCTACTGGCCCGACTTCCGGCGTTCACTTTCGTTCGCGGAATACGCGCGGTTCGCAAAAGAAATCGGCATCAAGCAAAAACTGCAGAAGGTATTCAGCATGCCGCTCGGCGTAAATGACATCACGCTCGCCGAGATTTCCACCGCCTACCAGACGATGCTCACGGGCAAGGTCTTCAAGTGCCTGGACGGCGACTGGACCGATCCCTGTTTCATCAAGGAAATCAAGAACCGCGACGGCAAGGTGATTTTCAGGAACAAGACCGAAAGCAAGGTCGTGCTCGGCGATACGATTACCTCGCAGATGGCGGTCATGTTGCATTCCGTGTTCGTGAACGGGACGGCCCGAAGCCAGTACACCAGCATGACGGTGACTTCCCCGGACAGCGCCATTACGCTGCGCTACCCGGCACTCGGAAAGACCGGTACCACCAACGATTACAGGAACGTGGCCTTCATGGGCGCGCTCCCCACTTACGTGAACGAGAAAAACGGCATCTCGACGGATTCCGTGGTCGCTATCGGAAGCTACGTGGGCTTCGACGACAACAAACCGCTGAAATCCGGACGCACGCGCATTGCGGGTGCAAGCGGCGGCCTTCCGCAGTGGGCCGATTTTGCGAAGAAGGAAATCGAGATCCTCGGCATTCCCGAAAAGATCGACTTCCTTGACATCTCGATGCTCGCCGCGGGCGAAGTGCCGCTGGTACTCCCCAACGAACGCGGCCAGCTGACGGTGGACCCGATGACCGGAAACATCATGGCAGGCGCAGATGCAGCCCAGGGACGACCGCTCCCGTGGATCGACGTTCCAGGTTTCACCCCGCCGCAAGTGCAGAACGCAGCCGCAGAAACTGCAGCCGAAAACGGAATCATGGTAAGCCTCCCGATGCCCGCGACGGAACAGGCCGCCACGGCAGAACCGCCAGCACCATCGGAAAACACCGAAGCCGCACCACAGACAGCCTCGGGCGAAAATGCAACGACAGCGGCACCGCAGGCTGTGGAAAACACGGTCGCAACGGAATCGGATACCCCGAACGCCGCTCCGGCGAGCGCTCCTGCCGAAAACGCAGCCGCCACGCAACCCGCACAGCCTGCACAGCCGAAGGCTGCCGCCATGCCCAAGGATGACGACTGGGACCTGCCTGCAGGATTCGACAGCAAGAACGCCTTCGTGCCTATCGAAGCGGAATAA
- a CDS encoding family 43 glycosylhydrolase, translated as MKFAKSVRTAVALIGFGLCTSAMADNPIIQTYYSPDPAPVVFGDTVCVYTGNDEGGHFFTMHGWRVSCTTDMVNWTDRGALILSNEDFGGNAKKNGDWAAQVVRRNGKYYYYVTVESTRGGRAINVAVADRPEGPFKDALNGKHLAGPNWDYIDPTVWIDDDGQAYLYWGNPKLYYAKLKEDMISFDGDIKVTDMSRGFAPNGEDSKYTEGPWIHKRGKKYYMIYASHGVPEKISYSTSDSPTGPWTWGGVIMDQGNNTAFTNHSGLIDFKGRSFFFYHNQKNVNGGGYSRSTAIEEFTWNADGSIPTIKSTNDGVKKPIKNLDPFERVEAETKAWVGGMTVDKPRDPDGGNYTIINHVAVESGNVYLTGMSTGFYTKVRSVDMGDGADRIILCTKGNGGKLEVHAGSETGALLATINVPASSKWEENSFDVENAAGVDDLYFVVKQGGFDFDYWYMESEKTAVPQTPYKGVAATIPGVIEAENYDEGGHNKAFYDADRENQGKAYREDEVDVVGFGCSDESNTKDCEGYAIGYTKADEWLEYTVNVAADAKYDITANLATPFETAGLQLFVDGEPVTESLTGLKTDEEKFDVYKETELGSVELKKGEHVLKLLITGEYLNVDWIKFEDPNNPLKLAQEIRLAPQQNASYNVFGATGKFLGRIDNVGTNLSATLKQAGYANGAYIVRRIGLSKAMRVTVK; from the coding sequence ATGAAGTTTGCGAAGAGCGTCAGGACGGCCGTCGCCCTCATTGGTTTCGGGCTCTGCACCTCGGCCATGGCAGATAATCCGATTATCCAGACCTACTATTCTCCGGACCCGGCTCCGGTCGTGTTCGGCGATACCGTTTGCGTGTACACGGGTAACGATGAAGGCGGCCACTTCTTTACCATGCACGGTTGGCGCGTCTCCTGCACCACCGATATGGTGAACTGGACTGATCGCGGCGCGCTCATCCTTTCGAACGAGGACTTTGGCGGAAATGCCAAGAAGAACGGTGACTGGGCTGCCCAGGTGGTGCGCCGTAACGGCAAGTACTACTACTACGTGACCGTGGAATCGACCCGGGGCGGACGCGCCATCAACGTGGCCGTGGCCGACAGACCCGAAGGTCCCTTCAAGGACGCTTTGAACGGCAAGCACCTTGCGGGGCCGAACTGGGACTACATCGATCCGACCGTATGGATTGACGACGACGGACAGGCTTACCTCTATTGGGGCAACCCGAAGCTTTATTATGCCAAACTCAAGGAAGACATGATTTCGTTCGATGGCGATATCAAGGTGACCGACATGAGCCGTGGTTTTGCTCCGAACGGAGAGGATTCCAAGTACACCGAAGGTCCGTGGATTCACAAGCGCGGCAAGAAGTATTACATGATTTATGCCTCCCACGGCGTGCCCGAAAAGATTTCGTACTCTACGAGTGATTCCCCGACGGGCCCGTGGACCTGGGGCGGTGTCATCATGGACCAGGGCAACAATACGGCGTTCACCAACCATTCCGGCCTTATCGATTTCAAGGGGCGCAGTTTCTTCTTCTACCATAACCAGAAGAACGTGAACGGTGGCGGTTATAGCCGCTCTACTGCAATCGAGGAATTTACCTGGAATGCCGACGGTTCTATTCCGACCATCAAGTCCACCAACGACGGCGTCAAGAAACCGATCAAGAACCTGGACCCGTTCGAGCGCGTCGAAGCTGAAACCAAGGCGTGGGTAGGCGGCATGACTGTCGACAAGCCTCGTGATCCCGATGGCGGCAACTATACCATCATCAACCATGTGGCGGTGGAATCGGGTAATGTCTACCTGACCGGAATGAGTACTGGTTTCTATACCAAGGTGCGTTCTGTCGATATGGGTGACGGTGCCGACCGCATTATCCTTTGCACCAAGGGCAACGGCGGCAAACTTGAAGTCCATGCGGGCTCCGAGACGGGCGCCTTGCTTGCCACCATCAATGTGCCTGCAAGTTCCAAGTGGGAAGAAAATTCCTTTGATGTAGAAAACGCTGCCGGGGTTGATGACCTTTACTTTGTTGTAAAACAAGGTGGTTTCGATTTCGATTACTGGTACATGGAAAGCGAAAAGACCGCCGTTCCGCAGACTCCGTACAAGGGTGTCGCTGCAACGATTCCGGGAGTCATCGAGGCTGAAAATTATGACGAAGGCGGACACAACAAGGCCTTCTACGATGCCGACCGCGAAAACCAGGGCAAGGCCTACCGCGAAGACGAAGTCGATGTCGTTGGCTTTGGCTGCTCCGACGAAAGCAATACCAAGGATTGTGAAGGCTATGCCATCGGCTACACGAAGGCGGATGAATGGCTCGAATATACGGTCAATGTCGCTGCCGATGCCAAGTACGATATCACGGCAAACCTGGCGACTCCCTTTGAGACGGCGGGCCTCCAGCTGTTTGTCGATGGTGAACCCGTTACGGAATCGCTTACTGGCTTAAAGACCGACGAAGAAAAGTTTGACGTTTACAAGGAAACGGAACTCGGTTCCGTGGAACTCAAGAAGGGAGAACATGTACTCAAGCTTCTCATTACGGGTGAATATCTGAACGTGGACTGGATCAAGTTCGAAGATCCGAACAATCCGCTGAAGCTTGCTCAAGAAATTCGCCTTGCCCCGCAGCAGAATGCCTCTTACAACGTGTTCGGTGCGACAGGCAAGTTCCTCGGCCGCATCGATAATGTCGGAACGAATCTCTCGGCGACCCTCAAACAGGCGGGCTATGCAAACGGCGCCTACATTGTGCGCAGAATTGGCCTTTCCAAGGCGATGCGCGTGACGGTGAAGTGA
- a CDS encoding DEAD/DEAH box helicase yields MLFSELPLANPLQRAVRAVGYEQPTPIQEQSIPSLLEGKDLLGIAQTGTGKTAAFALPILQLLLDSGKFRAPKTCRALILLPTRELAIQVEDCFKQYAQFTAISTACIFGGVSDVSQKRNLIRGVDVLVATPGRLLDLINQKAVSLKALEFFVLDEADRMLDMGFIHDIRKVVALLPQNRQNLFFSATMPDDITKLAATILRPNPVRVEVAPQSTPIERIHQELYRIDKRRKGALLKELLLAHPEMKKVLVFSRTKHGADKITRVLEKAGIKCAAIHGNKSQNRRQEALGNFKCEQIRVLVATDIAARGIDVDDVSHVFNYDLPDVPETFVHRIGRTARAGKDGIAISFCAPDEEQDLRAIEKLTRISIPEGDKAIFEKLPPPQKETPESEMRNARGRGFPQGNRHGNKQNRGGQNRHENRDRRENQERDARDLQNAPRPQHNASKAQNQQKSQNQQKPKNQQKQSPQNREKPNGGNPQNQEGHRTIGRNRPGSRARKRMREEAARLQDRSRPNK; encoded by the coding sequence ATGCTTTTTTCGGAACTTCCTCTCGCTAATCCCTTGCAGCGTGCTGTCCGCGCTGTAGGCTACGAACAGCCGACTCCTATCCAGGAACAGTCCATCCCTAGTTTGCTCGAGGGCAAGGACTTGCTGGGCATTGCGCAGACGGGTACGGGAAAGACGGCTGCCTTCGCGCTCCCTATTCTGCAGCTGTTGCTGGATTCGGGCAAGTTCCGTGCTCCGAAAACTTGCCGTGCGCTGATTCTTTTGCCGACGCGTGAACTCGCGATCCAGGTGGAGGATTGCTTTAAGCAGTACGCGCAGTTTACGGCCATTTCGACGGCTTGCATTTTCGGTGGCGTGAGCGATGTTTCGCAAAAGCGTAATTTGATCCGCGGTGTCGACGTGTTGGTGGCGACTCCGGGCCGCCTCTTGGATCTTATCAACCAGAAGGCTGTTTCGCTGAAGGCGCTGGAATTCTTCGTGCTCGACGAGGCCGACCGTATGCTCGATATGGGTTTTATCCACGATATCCGCAAGGTGGTGGCGCTCCTTCCGCAGAATAGGCAGAACCTGTTCTTCAGCGCGACCATGCCCGACGATATCACGAAGCTTGCCGCGACAATTCTCCGCCCGAACCCGGTGCGGGTCGAGGTGGCGCCGCAGAGCACGCCCATCGAACGCATCCATCAGGAACTTTACCGTATCGACAAGCGCCGCAAGGGAGCGCTCCTCAAGGAACTCCTGCTCGCGCATCCCGAGATGAAAAAGGTGCTGGTGTTCAGCCGCACCAAGCACGGTGCAGACAAGATAACGCGCGTACTCGAAAAGGCGGGCATCAAGTGCGCTGCGATTCACGGCAACAAGAGCCAGAACCGCAGGCAAGAAGCCTTGGGCAACTTCAAGTGCGAACAAATTCGCGTACTGGTCGCGACGGATATCGCCGCCCGTGGAATCGACGTGGACGACGTGTCGCATGTGTTCAACTACGACCTGCCCGATGTTCCCGAAACTTTTGTGCACCGCATCGGTCGTACCGCCCGCGCAGGGAAAGACGGTATTGCCATCTCGTTCTGCGCCCCCGACGAGGAACAGGATCTGCGTGCCATCGAGAAACTGACCCGCATCAGTATTCCCGAAGGTGACAAGGCCATTTTCGAGAAGCTCCCGCCCCCGCAAAAGGAGACTCCCGAAAGCGAAATGCGCAACGCCCGCGGCCGCGGATTCCCCCAAGGCAACCGTCACGGCAATAAGCAGAATCGTGGCGGGCAGAATCGCCATGAAAACCGCGACCGTCGCGAAAACCAGGAACGGGATGCTCGCGACCTGCAGAACGCTCCGCGCCCGCAGCATAACGCCTCCAAGGCGCAAAATCAACAGAAATCGCAAAATCAGCAAAAACCGAAAAATCAGCAGAAGCAGTCTCCGCAAAATCGCGAAAAGCCGAACGGCGGTAATCCTCAGAATCAGGAAGGCCACCGCACTATCGGCAGGAACCGCCCCGGTTCACGCGCCCGCAAGCGCATGCGCGAAGAAGCCGCTAGATTGCAGGACCGTTCTCGCCCAAATAAGTGA